One segment of Anastrepha obliqua isolate idAnaObli1 chromosome 3, idAnaObli1_1.0, whole genome shotgun sequence DNA contains the following:
- the LOC129241544 gene encoding uncharacterized protein LOC129241544, whose amino-acid sequence MPRKSERISTSAKDVKIKVKLSPHNVNPNKVYPTLRPSNASVKIETFKQSKSEKSCHTKPVANKRPRSRREMSGTVEDDEAGPSIRRRKALDENKENDEVKDESAEKKSKFDSIDDKVLDNGKILSKVETTTEPMQDDKQTVHIERKMCIEPQTVASVTEENLDTKKMGQEGFEQQEAGVPKESSATESPNKENRNVHRSASIDKLTTLFSNLYLNSMQRLCMEFPPRCADDLVYCRKQHFQQRFKEMDKPSEARLMQLRCTLKQQRYLSFINLALDMCQRYEFPGEDTFTNLIELILSLNPKTGDVAFIPTYRQSIQLFSYMVRTFPPCWRATHTAYIGFFQRPLDAEKICNNSKGGNRLSKSKKVFDIILDLTEILLTQCTPDELSMLPEPKTPTIGKKIDGGSIVTDTPNSETLDHHKWEERDNRLNTFTALKSDERLERLFIVLRLILQILESDFVMWMLHHYRKNKSWLFYNDSRPLAVFVLGMSEEAHLSALGRQLFQLFAMAVNKGLNINYLKVLERYIALLMVISNTADIEHTVLGVKFPQLGPNTKQIILDFFRKFKDRNLNSSINNYINAIDVLRIPYVRYTFIDQFLQMFGFLYSENFSPEKVFNYMRKKRWLKHKKQAELHAEVGDGGDIVDEISCEQHLSLLLEALKAYCEWHASKEFMQIILNKRNISSLKITTHSLHHTPIACGDLLNLARMEKDILQLEKKLRKTVRVAKPVIDLPLMDICIDQDLRIKYRNDLKYLNALQQKVAEQSVAHSEVDFSAWREFLNDFKVD is encoded by the exons ATGCCGCGCAAAAGCGAAAGAATATCTACTTCTGCAAAAGATgtgaaaattaaagtaaaattgtCTCCACATAATGTTAATCCGAATAAAGTTTATCCAACACTTCGTCCTTCAAACGCAAGTGTTAAAATAGAAACATTTAAACAATCCAAATCAGAGAAGAGCTGTCATACAAAACCAGTGGCAAACAAACGCCCAAGAAGTCGTCGAGAAATGTCAGGCACAGTAGAGGATGATGAGGCTGGACCCTCTATTAGAAGGCGTAAGGCTTTagatgaaaataaagaaaatgacgAGGTTAAAGACGAATCGGcggaaaaaaaatctaaattcgaTTCCATTGATGACAAAGTTTTGGATAATggtaaaattttgtcaaaagttGAAACAACTACGGAGCCTATGCAGGATGACAAACAGACTGTACATATTGAACGAAAAATGTGCATTGAACCACAGACGGTTGCGTCTGTTACTGAAGAAAATTTAGACACTAAAAAAATGGGTCAGGAAGGTTTTGAACAACAAGAAGCTGGTGTTCCTAAAGAATCGAGTGCTACTGAATCGCCaaacaaagaaaacagaaaTGTACACAGATCGGCATCCATTGATAAACTCACAACGCTTTTCTCAAATTTGTATCTAAATTCAATGCAACGCTTGTGTATGGAGTTTCCGCCACGCTGCGCGGACGATTTGGTATACTGCCGAAAACAGCATTTCCAGCAACGATTTAAAGAGATGGACAAACCAAGTGAAGCTCGTTTAATGCAGCTACGGTGTACTCTTAAACAGCAGCGTTacctttcattcataaatcttGCTTTGGACATGTGTCAGCGGTACGAATTTCCCGGAGAGGATACATTTACTAacttaattgaattaattttg AGTCTTAACCCGAAAACTGGAGATGTAGCCTTTATCCCCACATACCGTCAATCCATACAGTTATTTAGCTATATGGTGCGGACTTTCCCACCTTGTTGGCGTGCTACACACACTGCCTATATTGGCTTCTTTCAGCGACCACTGGACGccgaaaaaatttgcaacaactCAAAAGGCGGCAATCGTTTGTCTAAATCAAAGAAGGTTTTTGACATAATACTTGATTTAACAGAAATTTTACTCACCCAGTGCACCCCCGATGAGCTTTCGATGTTACCTGAACCCAAAACACcaactattggaaaaaaaatagatGGGGGATCGATTGTTACGGATACCCCTAATAGTGAAACATTAGACCATCACAAATGGGAAGAACGCGATAATCGTTTAAATACTTTCACAGCTCTCAAGTCTGATGAGCGTTTGGAACGGTTATTCATAGTACTACGCCTTATTTTGCAAATACTTGAAAGTGATTTCGTAATGTGGATGTTGCATCATtatcgcaaaaataaaagttggtTATTCTATAATGACAGCCGTCCGCTGGCTGTATTCGTACTTGGAATGTCAGAAGAAGCTCATTTGAGTGCTTTGGGTCGGCAGCTTTTCCAATTGTTTGCTATGGCTGTTAATAAGGGCCTAAACATTAACTACTTGAAAGTGCTTGAG CGATACATAGCACTTTTGATGGTTATAAGCAATACAGCTGACATAGAACACACTGTTCTGGGTGTAAAATTTCCGCAACTCGGTCCTAATACTAAACAAATTATACTCGATTTCTTCAGAAAGTTCAAAG ATCGCAACTTGAACTCGTCTATTAACAACTATATAAATGCTATCGATGTTCTCCGCATACCATATGTTCGGTACACATTTATTGATCAATTTCTGCAAATGTTCGGCTTTTTGTATTCCGAAAACTTTTCACCTGAAAAAGTATTTAACTACATGCGAAAGAAACGTTGGCTGAAACATAAGAAGCAAGCTGAATTGCATGCGGAAGTAGGAGATGGCGGAGATATTGTCGATGAAATCTCCTGCGAACAACATTTATCGCTACTGCTAGAAGCTCTAAAAGCATATTGCGAATGGCATGCCTCAAAAGAGTTTATGCAAATAattctaaataaacgaaatattaGCAGCTTAAAGATTACTACACACTCGTTGCATCACACGCCCATTGCTTGTGGTGATCTCTTGAATCTAGCACGGATGGAGAAAGATATTCTACAACTGGAGAAAAAGCTACGAAAGACAGTACGTGTTGCGAAACCGGTTATTGATTTGCCGCTCATGGACATCTGTATCGATCAAGATTTGCGAATTAAATATCGCaatgatttaaaatatttaaacgcGCTGCAGCAAAAAGTCGCTGAACAAAGTGTAGCACACTCAGAAGTAGACTTCAGTGCGTGGCGagaatttttaaatgattttaaagtCGATTGA